One genomic segment of Musa acuminata AAA Group cultivar baxijiao chromosome BXJ3-3, Cavendish_Baxijiao_AAA, whole genome shotgun sequence includes these proteins:
- the LOC135634412 gene encoding uncharacterized protein LOC135634412 isoform X2, which produces MLGLIKDGMLWNSGFRMLIYVVELAAMMVIPHTVAYVIIEGMEYLRFEQQEQKHLLCFMRQFGTLNTFIYTHTHCSIHSKLRVSVSSMAALPGASTLKLYYGKPMLPDVSRVLACLYEKDVKFELIDMYEGQHMPYEFLSLQAFTRAPVTVVEDGSTFTLESRALCRYISAKYADRGNSYLLGSDILERASIEQWLKLEEHNFHPPSWELVFHLAFATPMVDPDPDLITRSERRLASVLDVYDQRLSENEFLAGDKFTLADLSHLPNSHYLATSRQWRHLFDVRKNVRRWWESISKRRSWTNVVEILTEVEVLKEQIAAGEENTTTLHLLPFTSHRTSSSTTGYVLPAQVTQSIEVVPYSPPQSQPESTPSPPQTTPQGSVGGTTPTPADASQSSQQTWKTSKEDASSSSYTVSTPAQTKESNLSGIKSPQPSQEITSSASAPLATSTTETWKGSAPSVSDSGRSTPVDDSMPRQQSSPTTSEASNLRTAEGVAPSMSSGPTPTAADASQTSMRPTPLTQNTTPVKLSSQPNQVESVTTYVDTPLATSLTQPSIGQTIEISKGPTPLTQTTTPTSADKPLSQPNQVDAIPTSPTQASIGQASEVSKGSTPLSQSTTPTPIETTKPSSQPNQVEEVTSPTQASIGQASEVSKGSTPLSQNATPTPVETSKPSSQPNQVEAVTTSPTQAFIGQASEVSKGSTPLSQSTTPTPVETSKPSSQPNQVEAVTTSPTQASIGQASEVSKGSTPLSQSTTPTPVETSKPSSQPNQVEAVTTSPTQASVGQASEVSKGSTPLSQSTTPTPVETSKPSSQPNQVEVVTTSPTQASIGQASEVSKGSTPLSQSATPTPVETSKPSSKPNQVEAVTTSPTQASIGQASEVSKGSTPLSQSTTPTPGETSKPSSQPNQVEAVTTSPTQASIGQASEVSKGSTPLSQSATPTPVETSKPSSQPNQVEAVTTSPTQASIGQASEVSKGSTPLSQSTTPTPIETSKPSSQPNQVEVVTTSPTQASIGQASEVSKGSTPLSQSATPTPVETSKPSSKPNQVEAVTTSPTQASVGQASEVSKGSTPLSQSTTPTPVETSKPSSQPNQVEVVTTSPTQASIGQASEVSKGSTPLSQSATPTSVETSKPSSKPNQVEAVTTSPTQASIGQASEVSKGSTPLSQSTTPTPGETSKPSSQPNQVEAVTTSPTQASIGQASEVSKGSTPLSQSATPTPVETSKPSSQPNQVEAVTTSPTQASIGQASEVSKGSTPLSQSTTPTPIETSKPSSQPNQVEAVTTSPTQASIGQASEVSKGSTPLSQSATPTPVKTSKPSSQPNQVETITTSPTQASIGQASEVSKGSTPLSQSTTPTPVETSKPSSQPNQVEVVTTSPTQASIGQALEVSKGSTPLSQSTTPTPVETSKPSSQPNQVEAVTTSPTQASIGQASEVSKGSTPLSQSATPTPVETSKPSSQPNQVEAVTTSPTLASIGQASEVSKGSTPLSQSTTPTPIETSKPSSQPNQVEAITTSPTQASIGRASEVSKGSTPLSQSTTPTPVETSKHSSQPNQVEGVTTSPTQASIGQASEVSKGSTPLSQSATPTPVETSKPSSQPNQVEAITTSPTQASIGQASEVSKGSTPLSQSTTPTPVETSKPSSQPNQVEAVTTSPTQASIVQASEVSKGSTPLSQSATPTPVETSKPSSQPNQVEAVTTSPTQASIGQASEVSKGSTPLSQSTTPTPLESSKPSSQPNQVEAVTTSPTQASIGQASEVSKGSTPLSQSATPTPVETSKPSSQPNQVEAVTTSPTQASIGQALEVSKGSTPLSQSATPTPVETSKPSSQPNQVEAVTTSPTQASIGQALEVSKGSTPLSQSTTPTPGETSKPSSQPNQVEAVTTSPTQASIGRASEVSKGSTPLSQSTTPTPVETSKPSSQPNQVEGVTTSPTQASIGQASEVSKGSTPLSQSATPTPVETSKPSSQPNQVEAVTTSHTQASIGQASEVSKGSTPLSQRTTQTSVDTSKPSSQPNQVEAVTTSPTQASIGQASEVSKGSTPLSQRTTQTPVDTSKPSSQPNQVEAVTTSPTQASIGKASEVSKGSTPLSQSTTPTPVGTSKPSSQPNQVEAVTTSPTQDSIGQASEVSKGSTPLSQSTTTTPTDTSKSSSQPNQVEAITTSPSQASIGRAQGYSPKEESNKDQTSNQATLDTKSAAQEPFTGLTSTRKTSNESASPSSRTTPSADVSSNPTTQPPTLNLATNQATQTNTDVPTSGISKAPASPDASMPWPQLPPANQATGTTVDDKSTTHEEKASSNTPSTQPKPATSTGAQQSTPDKAQQDPQIVATEAFRQADSPQTVSSTPSKGEQASTRTPQQEQHDSSTSQQVPKNTQSAQQEDTKDQPIISQPESNTPTVSGSIDSTKPQTDSTSGSEKKSSSTQ; this is translated from the exons GGATGGAGTACTTGAGGTTTGAACAGCAAGAACAGAAG CATCTGCTTTGCTTCATGCGACAGTTTGGAACCTtaaatacatttatatatacacacacacattgcTCCATCCACTCCAAGTTGCGTGTCTCCGTCTCATCTATGGCAGCATTGCCAGGGGCCTCAACGCTGAAGCTGTACTATGGGAAGCCCATGCTACCAGATGTGTCCAGGGTGCTTGCATGCCTCTACGAGAAGGACGTCAAGTTCGAGCTCATCGACATGTATGAAGGCCAGCACATGCCTTATGAATTCCTCAGCCTTCAG GCCTTTACAAGAGCACCTGTCACTGTGGTGGAAGATGGAAGCACTTTCACATTAG AATCCAGAGCATTATGCCGCTACATCTCTGCGAAGTATGCTGACCGCGGGAACAGTTATCTCCTGGGAAGCGACATCCTTGAGAGAGCCTCCATCGAGCAATGGCTGAAGCTGGAGGAACACAACTTCCATCCTCCAAGCTGGGAACTCGTCTTCCACCTTGCATTTGCTACGCCCATGGTGGATCCCGACCCGGATCTGATCACCAGGAGCGAGCGGCGGCTGGCGAGCGTTCTCGATGTGTACGACCAACGGCTGAGCGAGAACGAGTTCCTGGCCGGCGACAAGTTCACTCTCGCTGACCTCTCCCACCTCCCCAACTCACACTACCTCGCCACTTCCCGACAGTGGCGCCATCTATTCGATGTGAGGAAGAACGTGCGAAGGTGGTGGGAGTCGATCTCAAAGCGGCGTTCGTGGACCAACGTGGTTGAGATACTGACCGAGGTTGAAGTCTTGAAGGAGCAGATCGCCGCCGGAGAAGAAAACACCACCACTCTTCACCTTCTGCCTTTCACGTCTCATCGAACGTCATCTTCGACGACTGGCTACGTTCTACCAGCTCAAGTAACTCAGTCGATCGAAGTGGTTCCTTATTCGCCACCTCAGTCCCAACCAGAATCTACTCCATCTCCCCCTCAGACAACACCACAAGGTTCAGTTG GTGGAACGACTCCAACACCAGCAGATGCTTCCCAGTCTTCACAACAAACTTGGAAGACTTCCAAAGAAGATGCGAGTTCTTCTTCTTACACG GTCTCGACGCCAGCTCAAACTAAAGAATCAAATCTTTCCGGTATTAAGAGCCCTCAACCTAGTCAGGAGATCACATCATCAGCAAGTGCTCCATTAGCTACGTCTACTACCGAGACTTGGAAGGGATCTGCTCCTTCTGTGTCCGACAGCGGAAGATCAACGCCAGTGGATGATTCAATGCCTCGGCAGCAATCGTCTCCTACCACTTCTGAA GCTTCCAACTTGAGGACTGCTGAAGGAGTTGCTCCTTCGATGTCCAGTGGACCAACTCCAACAGCAGCTGATGCTTCCCAGACTTCAATGAGACCAACCCCTCTAACCCAAAACACAACTCCTGTAAAGCTTTCATCACAACCAAATCAAGTAGAATCGGTGACTACATATGTGGATACTCCATTAGCTACATCTCTTACCCAACCTTCTATCGGACAAACTATAGAAATTTCAAAAGGACCAACTCCTTTAACCCAAACAACAACTCCAACATCAGCAGATAAGCCTTTATCACAGCCAAACCAGGTTGATGCAATACCTACATCTCCTACTCAGGCTTCTATTGGACAAGcttcagaagtttcaaaaggatcAACCCCTTTGTCCCAAAGCACAACTCCAACACCAATAGAGACTACAAAGCCTTCATCACAACCAAATCAAGTTGAAGAAGTAACATCTCCTACCCAGGCTTCTATTGGACAAGcttcagaagtttcaaaaggatcAACCCCTTTATCCCAAAACGCAACTCCAACACCAGTAGAGACTTCAAAGCCTTCATCGCAACCAAATCAGGTTGAAGCAGTAACTACATCTCCTACTCAGGCTTTTATTGGACAAGcttcagaagtttcaaaaggatcAACCCCTTTGTCCCAAAGCACAACTCCAACACCAGTAGAGACTTCGAAGCCTTCATCGCAACCAAATCAGGTTGAAGCAGTAACTACATCTCCTACTCAGGCTTCTATTGGACAAGcttcagaagtttcaaaaggatcAACCCCTTTATCCCAAAGCACAACACCAACACCAGTAGAGACTTCAAAGCCTTCATCGCAACCAAATCAGGTTGAAGCAGTAACTACATCTCCTACTCAGGCTTCTGTTGGACAAGcttcagaagtttcaaaaggatcAACCCCTTTGTCCCAAAGCACAACTCCAACACCAGTAGAGACTTCAAAGCCTTCATCACAACCAAATCAAGTTGAAGTAGTAACTACATCTCCTACCCAGGCTTCTATTGGACAAGcttcagaagtttcaaaaggatcAACCCCTTTATCCCAAAGCGCAACTCCAACACCAGTAGAGACTTCAAAGCCTTCATCGAAACCAAATCAGGTTGAAGCAGTAACTACATCTCCTACTCAGGCTTCTATTGGACAAGcttcagaagtttcaaaaggatcGACTCCTTTGTCCCAAAGCACAACTCCAACACCAGGAGAGACTTCAAAGCCTTCATCACAACCAAATCAAGTTGAAGCAGTAACTACATCTCCTACCCAGGCTTCTATTGGACAAGcttcagaagtttcaaaaggatcAACCCCTTTATCCCAAAGCGCAACTCCAACACCAGTAGAGACTTCAAAGCCTTCATCGCAACCAAATCAGGTTGAAGCAGTAACTACATCTCCTACTCAGGCTTCTATTGGACAAGcttcagaagtttcaaaaggatcAACCCCTTTGTCCCAAAGCACAACTCCAACACCAATAGAGACTTCAAAGCCTTCATCACAACCAAATCAAGTTGAAGTAGTAACTACATCTCCTACCCAGGCTTCTATTGGACAAGcttcagaagtttcaaaaggatcAACCCCTTTATCCCAAAGCGCAACTCCAACACCAGTAGAGACTTCAAAGCCTTCATCGAAACCAAATCAGGTTGAAGCAGTAACTACATCTCCTACTCAGGCTTCTGTTGGACAAGcttcagaagtttcaaaaggatcAACCCCTTTGTCCCAAAGCACAACTCCAACACCAGTAGAGACTTCAAAGCCTTCATCACAACCAAATCAAGTTGAAGTAGTAACTACATCTCCTACCCAGGCTTCTATTGGACAAGcttcagaagtttcaaaaggatcAACCCCTTTATCCCAAAGCGCAACTCCAACATCAGTAGAGACTTCAAAGCCTTCATCGAAACCAAATCAGGTTGAAGCAGTAACTACATCTCCTACTCAGGCTTCTATTGGACAAGcttcagaagtttcaaaaggatcGACTCCTTTGTCCCAAAGCACAACTCCAACACCAGGAGAGACTTCAAAGCCTTCATCACAACCAAATCAAGTTGAAGCAGTAACTACATCTCCTACCCAGGCTTCTATTGGACAAGcttcagaagtttcaaaaggatcAACCCCTTTATCCCAAAGCGCAACTCCAACACCAGTAGAGACTTCAAAGCCTTCATCGCAACCAAATCAGGTTGAAGCAGTAACTACATCTCCTACTCAGGCTTCTATTGGACAAGcttcagaagtttcaaaaggatcAACCCCTTTGTCCCAAAGCACAACTCCAACACCAATAGAGACTTCAAAGCCTTCATCACAACCAAATCAAGTTGAAGCAGTAACTACATCTCCTACCCAGGCTTCAATTGGACAAGcttcagaagtttcaaaaggatcAACCCCTTTATCCCAAAGCGCAACTCCAACACCAGTAAAGACTTCAAAGCCTTCATCGCAACCAAATCAGGTTGAAACAATAACTACATCTCCTACTCAGGCTTCTATTGGACAAGcttcagaagtttcaaaaggatcAACCCCTTTGTCCCAAAGCACAACTCCAACACCAGTAGAGACTTCAAAGCCTTCATCGCAACCAAATCAAGTTGAAGTAGTAACTACATCTCCTACTCAGGCTTCTATTGGACAAGCTTTAGAAGTTTCAAAAGGATCAACCCCTTTGTCCCAAAGCACAACTCCAACACCAGTAGAGACTTCAAAGCCTTCATCACAACCAAATCAAGTTGAAGCAGTAACTACATCTCCTACCCAGGCTTCTATTGGACAAGcttcagaagtttcaaaaggatcAACTCCTTTATCCCAAAGCGCAACTCCAACACCAGTAGAGACTTCAAAGCCTTCATCGCAACCAAATCAGGTTGAAGCAGTAACTACATCTCCTACTCTGGCTTCTATTGGACAAGcttcagaagtttcaaaaggatcAACCCCTTTGTCCCAAAGCACAACTCCAACACCAATAGAGACTTCAAAGCCTTCATCACAACCAAATCAAGTTGAAGCAATAACTACATCTCCTACTCAGGCTTCTATTGGACGAGcttcagaagtttcaaaaggatcAACCCCTTTGTCCCAAAGCACAACTCCAACACCAGTAGAGACTTCAAAGCATTCATCACAACCAAATCAAGTTGAAGGAGTAACTACATCTCCTACCCAGGCTTCTATTGGACAAGcttcagaagtttcaaaaggatcAACCCCTTTATCCCAAAGCGCAACTCCTACACCAGTAGAGACTTCAAAGCCTTCATCGCAACCAAATCAGGTTGAAGCAATAACTACATCTCCTACTCAGGCTTCTATTGGACAAGcttcagaagtttcaaaaggatcAACCCCTTTGTCCCAAAGCACAACTCCAACACCAGTAGAGACTTCAAAGCCTTCATCACAACCAAATCAAGTTGAAGCAGTAACTACATCTCCTACCCAGGCTTCTATTGTACAAGcttcagaagtttcaaaaggatcAACCCCTTTATCCCAAAGCGCAACTCCAACACCAGTAGAGACTTCAAAGCCTTCATCGCAACCGAATCAGGTTGAAGCAGTAACTACATCTCCTACTCAGGCTTCTATTGGACAAGcttcagaagtttcaaaaggatcAACCCCTTTGTCCCAAAGCACAACTCCAACACCATTAGAGTCTTCAAAGCCTTCATCACAACCAAATCAAGTTGAAGCAGTAACTACATCTCCTACCCAGGCTTCTATTGGACAAGcttcagaagtttcaaaaggatcAACCCCTTTATCCCAAAGCGCAACTCCAACACCAGTAGAGACTTCAAAGCCTTCATCGCAACCAAATCAGGTTGAAGCAGTAACTACATCTCCTACCCAAGCTTCTATTGGACAAGCTTTAGAAGTTTCAAAAGGATCAACCCCTTTATCCCAAAGCGCAACTCCAACACCAGTAGAGACTTCAAAGCCTTCATCGCAACCAAATCAGGTTGAAGCAGTAACTACATCTCCTACTCAGGCTTCTATTGGACAAGCTTTAGAAGTTTCAAAAGGATCAACCCCTTTGTCCCAAAGCACAACTCCAACACCAGGAGAGACTTCAAAGCCTTCATCACAACCAAATCAAGTTGAAGCAGTAACTACATCTCCTACTCAGGCTTCTATTGGACGAGcttcagaagtttcaaaaggatcAACCCCTTTGTCCCAAAGCACAACTCCAACACCAGTAGAGACTTCAAAGCCTTCATCACAACCAAATCAAGTTGAAGGAGTAACTACATCTCCTACCCAGGCTTCTATTGGACAAGcttcagaagtttcaaaaggatcAACCCCTTTATCCCAAAGCGCAACTCCTACACCAGTAGAGACTTCAAAGCCTTCATCGCAACCAAATCAGGTTGAAGCAGTAACTACATCTCATACTCAGGCTTCTATTGGACAAGcttcagaagtttcaaaaggatcAACCCCTCTATCCCAAAGAACAACTCAAACATCGGTAGATACTTCAAAGCCTTCATCACAACCAAATCAGGTTGAAGCAGTAACTACATCTCCTACTCAGGCTTCTATTGGACAAGcttcagaagtttcaaaaggatcAACCCCTCTATCCCAAAGAACAACTCAAACACCGGTAGATACTTCAAAGCCTTCATCACAACCAAATCAGGTTGAAGCAGTAACTACATCTCCTACTCAGGCTTCTATTGGAAAAGcttcagaagtttcaaaaggatcAACCCCTTTGTCCCAAAGCACAACTCCAACACCAGTAGGGACTTCAAAGCCTTCATCACAACCAAATCAAGTTGAAGCAGTAACTACATCTCCTACCCAGGATTCTATTGGACAAGcttcagaagtttcaaaaggatcAACCCCTCTATCCCAAAGCACAACTACAACACCAACAGATACTTCAAAGTCTTCATCGCAACCAAATCAGGTTGAAGCAATAACTACATCTCCTTCCCAGGCTTCTATTGGACGAGCTCAGGGTTACTCACCTAAAGAAGAATCCAATAAAGATCAAACCAGCAATCAAGCTACACTTGACACAAAGTCTGCTGCACAAGAA CCTTTTACAGGACTGACGTCTACTAGGAAGACTTCCAACGAATCTGCTTCTCCATCCAGCAGAACTACACCATCTGCAGATGTTTCTTCTAACCCTACAACACAACCACCTACCCTCAATCTTGCCACCAATCAAGCAACTCAAACTAATACAGAT GTACCCACTTCAGGGATTTCCAAAGCACCAGCTTCTCCTGATGCTTCCATGCCTTGGCCACAGCTACCGCCAGCCAATCAAGCAACTGGAACCACTGTTGATGACAAGTCTACTACTCATGAAGAAAAAGCTAGTAGCAACACACCAAGCACCCAACCAAAACCGGCTACATCAACAGGTGCTCAACAATCTACTCCTGACAAGGCCCAGCAAGATCCTCAAATAGTCGCAACAGAGGCATTTCGACAAGCAGATAGTCCTCAAACAGTTTCTTCTACCCCATCGAAAGGTGAACAAGCTTCAACTCGAACACCTCAACAAGAACAGCATGACTCATCAACTAGTCAACAAGTACCTAAAAATACTCAGTCAGCCCaacaagaagacacaaaagaccaGCCAATAATTAGTCAACCAGAATCAAACACTCCTACTGTTTCTGGATCAATTGATTCTACAAAACCACAAACAGATTCTACCAGTGGATCAGAAAAGAAGTCAAGTTCTACTCAGTAG